A genomic segment from Leptolyngbya boryana PCC 6306 encodes:
- a CDS encoding aspartate-semialdehyde dehydrogenase, whose amino-acid sequence MGQSYRVAILGATGAVGTELLELLDQRNFPVSELKLLASPRSAGSTVMFQGESLTIEAVNESSFNNVDIVLASAGGSISKQWVKDIVAAGAVMIDNSSAFRMQPDVPLVVPEVNPEAAAAHQGVIANPNCTTILMSVAVYPLHQVLPIRRIVASTYQSASGAGARAMEEVKKQSIAILQGQEPKAEILPYPLAFNLFPHNSKLEASGYCEEELKMVNETRKIFGAPDLRITATCVRVPVLRAHSEAINLEFDSPFAVEKARELLIQAPGVQLVEDWDANYFPMPIDASGKDDVLVGRIRQDISNPNGLELWLCGDQIRKGAALNAIQIAELLIEKNLLKPALVANS is encoded by the coding sequence TTGGGTCAATCCTATCGAGTAGCGATTTTAGGGGCGACAGGGGCGGTTGGAACTGAACTACTGGAACTGTTGGATCAGCGTAATTTTCCCGTGTCTGAGTTGAAGCTGTTAGCCTCTCCACGATCGGCAGGCTCAACCGTGATGTTTCAGGGCGAAAGTTTAACGATCGAAGCCGTCAACGAGTCGTCATTCAATAATGTCGATATTGTTCTCGCATCAGCAGGCGGATCAATTTCCAAGCAATGGGTGAAAGATATCGTTGCGGCTGGAGCCGTGATGATTGATAACTCTAGCGCGTTTCGGATGCAGCCAGATGTACCCTTGGTTGTGCCAGAGGTAAATCCAGAAGCGGCAGCAGCCCATCAAGGTGTGATTGCGAATCCAAACTGCACCACGATTTTGATGTCGGTTGCAGTTTATCCGTTACATCAAGTCTTGCCGATTCGGCGGATTGTCGCATCGACGTATCAATCCGCTAGTGGTGCAGGTGCGCGAGCAATGGAAGAAGTGAAAAAACAATCGATCGCGATTCTACAAGGGCAAGAACCAAAAGCCGAAATTTTGCCTTATCCATTAGCGTTTAATCTGTTTCCACACAATTCAAAACTCGAAGCTTCCGGGTATTGCGAAGAAGAGTTGAAAATGGTGAATGAGACGCGCAAGATTTTTGGGGCGCCGGATCTGCGGATCACCGCAACCTGTGTACGGGTTCCTGTCTTGCGGGCACACTCGGAAGCGATTAACCTAGAGTTTGATTCTCCTTTTGCAGTCGAGAAAGCGCGCGAACTCCTGATCCAAGCTCCTGGAGTCCAGCTAGTCGAAGACTGGGACGCAAACTATTTCCCGATGCCGATCGATGCTAGCGGCAAGGATGATGTTTTAGTGGGGCGGATTCGTCAAGATATTTCCAATCCCAATGGTTTAGAGCTTTGGCTGTGTGGCGACCAGATTCGCAAAGGCGCCGCACTCAACGCGATTCAAATCGCTGAACTCTTGATCGAGAAGAATCTCTTGAAACCAGCTTTAGTCGCCAACTCATAG
- a CDS encoding restriction endonuclease, with translation MLLPTIQALQTLGGSGTTEEIYDKVVQLLNLPDTVLEILHGTTSQTEVEYRLAWSRTYLKKYGLLQNSARGVWSLVSTSINLDDLDAKEIVKAVRDTHKNKATQSESTDADVTVESETLEELTWHQQLHKLLLSLTPAAFERLAQRLLRESGFIQVQVTGKSGDGGIDGVGIARINGFLSFHVLFQCKRYQGSVSAGQIRDFRGAMQGRTDKGLFITTGTFTRDAIKEATRDGAPPIDLIDGEQLVQRLKELGLGVKITMIESVEVDTNWFTKI, from the coding sequence ATGCTTTTACCAACAATTCAAGCTCTACAGACCTTGGGTGGTTCTGGCACAACTGAAGAAATCTATGACAAAGTAGTGCAACTTCTCAATTTACCAGATACGGTGTTAGAGATTTTACATGGCACCACTTCACAAACTGAAGTTGAATACCGATTGGCTTGGAGTCGAACCTATCTCAAGAAGTATGGCTTACTGCAAAATTCAGCCCGTGGAGTTTGGTCTTTAGTTTCAACCTCTATTAATCTCGATGATCTTGATGCAAAAGAGATAGTCAAAGCGGTTCGAGATACTCACAAAAACAAAGCAACTCAATCAGAATCGACAGATGCAGATGTAACGGTTGAATCTGAAACATTAGAAGAACTGACTTGGCATCAACAACTTCATAAGTTGTTGCTTTCGCTTACTCCTGCTGCTTTTGAACGATTGGCACAACGTCTCTTACGTGAATCTGGTTTTATTCAAGTACAAGTTACAGGTAAGTCTGGAGATGGTGGTATTGATGGAGTAGGAATTGCTCGAATCAATGGTTTTTTAAGTTTTCACGTTTTGTTTCAGTGCAAGCGGTATCAAGGTTCTGTATCAGCAGGTCAAATCCGAGATTTTCGTGGAGCAATGCAGGGGCGTACAGATAAAGGATTATTCATCACAACCGGAACTTTTACGAGAGATGCAATCAAAGAAGCAACCCGAGATGGTGCACCTCCAATTGATTTAATCGATGGAGAACAGCTAGTCCAAAGATTGAAGGAGTTAGGGCTAGGAGTCAAAATTACAATGATTGAATCAGTGGAAGTTGATACAAACTGGTTCACAAAGATTTGA
- the dapA gene encoding 4-hydroxy-tetrahydrodipicolinate synthase, with translation MINFGNVLTAMITPFTADGEVNYAVTEKLAVHLADHGTDTIVVCGTTGESPTLSWDEEFELFRVVKSAVAGKAKVMAGTGSNSTAEAIEATQKAAKMGLDGSLQVVPYYNKPPQSGLYQHFKAIAESSDLPLMLYNVPGRTSQNLQAETVARLAKIPNIVAIKEASGNLDQVSQIRRMTPPEFAIYSGDDSLTLPMLAIGAKGVVSVASHLVGDRLQQMIRAFESGQVQKATQIHLELLSLFKVLFVTTNPIPVKAAMSLQGWQVGDLRLPLCAPDDAVRDQVMQVMSELNLLNAAHV, from the coding sequence GTGATAAATTTTGGAAATGTTCTGACCGCAATGATTACGCCCTTCACAGCAGATGGGGAAGTCAATTATGCTGTGACCGAAAAATTAGCGGTTCATTTAGCAGATCATGGTACAGATACGATCGTGGTCTGCGGCACAACCGGGGAATCCCCGACACTTTCTTGGGACGAAGAATTTGAATTATTCCGAGTCGTAAAAAGTGCTGTGGCAGGTAAGGCAAAAGTCATGGCAGGAACGGGATCAAACTCGACAGCAGAAGCGATCGAGGCAACTCAAAAAGCCGCTAAAATGGGGTTAGACGGTTCGTTACAAGTTGTGCCCTATTACAACAAGCCACCACAATCGGGATTGTATCAGCACTTTAAAGCGATCGCGGAATCTTCCGATCTGCCGCTGATGCTGTATAACGTACCAGGGCGCACCAGTCAGAATTTGCAAGCCGAGACAGTTGCTCGACTTGCGAAAATTCCAAATATTGTTGCAATTAAGGAAGCGAGTGGCAATCTAGATCAAGTAAGCCAAATTCGACGGATGACCCCGCCAGAGTTTGCAATCTATTCTGGAGACGATTCCTTGACACTGCCGATGTTAGCGATTGGAGCAAAAGGCGTTGTGAGCGTAGCGAGCCACTTAGTGGGAGATCGCTTACAGCAGATGATCCGAGCTTTCGAGAGCGGTCAAGTCCAGAAAGCAACCCAAATTCATTTAGAGTTGTTGTCCTTGTTTAAAGTTCTATTTGTCACAACAAATCCGATCCCAGTCAAAGCTGCTATGAGCCTGCAGGGCTGGCAAGTTGGGGATTTGCGCTTACCGCTCTGCGCACCTGACGACGCTGTGCGAGATCAAGTCATGCAAGTCATGAGTGAACTGAACTTGCTGAATGCTGCACATGTCTGA
- the tig gene encoding trigger factor has protein sequence MKVTQEKLPASQVGLEIEVTPELSQKTYDRVLQDFTRSLNIPGFRKGKVPKQVLIQRIGSLRINASVVEELVDTALKEAIKQEKIDALGNFQLKSSFDELVGNYKPGEALTFSASVDVPPEVNLKQYKDFTVQAEEVKPDPEKVDSVIENYRTQLATLIPIEDRPAQKGDVSVIDFKGRFTPAEGEEEIEVPGGEASDFQLELEDGRFIEGFIDGIFGMKPGETKEISVTFPEDYPQEQLAGRPAKFEITLKELKGKELPEVDDDFAKEASGDEYETIAEMREALEKRFNDEAEQQTKTNKEEALLNELLNQVEADLPETMIEREVEYMVTQTAMQLQQQGIDIKRLLNKDTIPMLKERSRPDAIERIKRTLALGEVAKKESLKVEEDELNTKIQELLTELAGRDIDMDRLRSAVEEDLLKEKIMDWLIANSTIELVPEGTLKKDEPDEDGFDDDETEAEAVEVEVVE, from the coding sequence ATGAAAGTTACCCAGGAAAAGCTTCCCGCCAGTCAGGTCGGGTTAGAAATTGAAGTTACGCCAGAACTGTCTCAGAAAACTTACGATCGAGTCCTTCAAGACTTCACGAGATCGCTAAATATTCCTGGGTTCCGTAAAGGAAAAGTGCCGAAACAGGTGCTGATTCAGCGGATCGGCTCGTTGCGCATCAATGCATCAGTTGTGGAGGAATTGGTTGATACTGCACTGAAAGAAGCCATCAAACAAGAAAAAATCGACGCATTGGGCAACTTCCAACTGAAGTCGTCGTTTGATGAACTGGTTGGAAACTACAAACCAGGCGAAGCCTTGACCTTCTCCGCCTCTGTTGATGTCCCACCGGAAGTGAACCTCAAGCAATATAAGGATTTCACGGTTCAAGCAGAAGAAGTGAAACCCGATCCAGAAAAAGTGGATTCTGTCATCGAAAATTACCGCACTCAGCTAGCAACCTTGATCCCGATCGAAGATCGTCCTGCTCAGAAAGGCGATGTTTCCGTGATCGACTTTAAAGGTCGCTTTACTCCGGCAGAGGGTGAAGAAGAAATCGAAGTTCCGGGCGGCGAAGCATCAGATTTCCAACTTGAACTCGAAGATGGTCGCTTTATCGAAGGCTTTATTGACGGAATTTTCGGTATGAAGCCTGGCGAAACAAAGGAAATCTCCGTCACCTTCCCCGAAGATTACCCTCAAGAACAACTGGCTGGACGACCCGCAAAATTTGAAATTACCCTCAAAGAACTGAAAGGAAAAGAACTTCCTGAAGTCGATGACGATTTTGCCAAAGAAGCGAGTGGCGATGAGTATGAAACGATCGCTGAAATGCGTGAAGCCCTCGAAAAGCGTTTCAACGACGAAGCGGAACAGCAGACCAAAACCAACAAAGAAGAAGCACTGCTCAACGAATTGTTGAATCAAGTTGAAGCTGATCTGCCTGAAACCATGATCGAACGTGAAGTCGAATACATGGTGACTCAAACCGCGATGCAGCTTCAGCAGCAAGGCATCGACATCAAGCGCCTGCTCAACAAAGACACCATCCCAATGTTGAAAGAGCGCTCTAGACCGGATGCGATCGAGCGAATCAAACGCACTCTTGCCTTGGGAGAAGTTGCCAAAAAAGAATCGCTCAAAGTCGAAGAAGACGAACTGAATACCAAAATTCAGGAACTTCTGACAGAATTGGCGGGGCGCGACATTGATATGGATCGGCTCAGAAGCGCGGTTGAAGAAGACCTGCTGAAAGAAAAGATCATGGATTGGCTGATTGCAAATTCAACGATCGAGCTTGTCCCAGAAGGCACGTTGAAAAAAGACGAACCCGATGAAGACGGCTTTGACGACGACGAAACCGAAGCGGAAGCAGTCGAAGTTGAAGTGGTCGAATAG
- a CDS encoding ribonuclease J, translated as MTQNNSSNALKIIPLGGLHEIGKNTCVFEYGDEIVLLDAGLAFPTDGMHGVNIVLPDMTYLRENREKIKGMIITHGHEDHIGGIAFHLKQLDIPVMYGPRLALALLEGKLEEAGVADRTELRTVRPRDIIRIGSHFFVEFIRNTHSIADSFTVAIHTPVGVVIHTGDFKFDHTPVDGEKFDIQRLAEYGEKGVQCLISDSTNSEIPGFTPSERAVFPNLDRVFTQAQGRLLITTFASSVHRINMILELAEKHGRVVSVLGRSMLNVIAHARTLGYIKCRDDILQPLHVTQKMPDKDVLILTTGSQGEPMSAMTRIANGEHRQVKIREGDTVVFSANPIPGNTIAVVNTIDKLMMNGAKVVYGKDQGIHVSGHGCQEDQKLMLALTRPKFFLPVHGEHRMLIKHSQTAQSTGIPAENMVIIDNGDVVELTKDSIRKAGKVKAGIELVDTSRSGMVDDRVLKERQQLAGDGVVTVAAAVTNEGRLFSKPDVHLRGVVTSVNPEQLRTRIQDAIEAVLSDRWKEFYSTFEGRIEIDWAGLEVQIEREIHRLLRRELQSNPLLVFLMQTPDAPVVKSTPGRTRSTARVAS; from the coding sequence ATGACTCAAAATAACTCTTCAAACGCGCTCAAAATCATCCCGCTTGGCGGATTACATGAAATTGGTAAAAATACCTGCGTTTTTGAATACGGCGATGAGATTGTGCTTCTCGACGCTGGACTTGCTTTTCCGACCGATGGGATGCACGGTGTGAATATTGTGCTGCCGGACATGACCTATTTGCGGGAAAATCGCGAAAAGATCAAGGGTATGATTATTACCCACGGTCATGAAGATCATATCGGTGGCATTGCTTTCCACTTGAAGCAGCTAGATATTCCAGTGATGTATGGACCTCGTTTGGCTCTGGCATTGCTCGAAGGCAAACTCGAAGAAGCTGGCGTTGCCGACCGCACAGAACTCAGAACGGTTCGCCCACGCGACATTATCCGCATTGGTTCTCATTTCTTTGTCGAGTTCATTCGGAATACTCACTCGATCGCGGATAGTTTCACCGTTGCGATTCATACGCCTGTCGGGGTTGTGATTCACACAGGCGATTTCAAATTCGATCACACTCCAGTTGATGGCGAGAAGTTCGACATTCAGCGCTTAGCGGAGTACGGCGAAAAAGGTGTGCAATGTTTGATCAGCGATTCAACGAACTCTGAGATTCCAGGTTTTACTCCTTCGGAACGTGCTGTATTCCCGAATCTCGATCGAGTGTTTACACAAGCTCAAGGTCGCTTACTGATCACGACGTTTGCTTCTTCTGTGCACCGGATCAACATGATTTTGGAACTGGCAGAAAAGCATGGTCGTGTGGTTTCGGTCTTAGGTCGATCGATGCTGAATGTGATCGCTCACGCGCGAACTTTGGGATATATCAAATGCCGCGATGATATTCTTCAGCCGTTGCATGTGACACAAAAGATGCCCGATAAAGATGTCCTGATTTTGACGACTGGATCGCAAGGTGAACCGATGTCAGCGATGACTCGAATTGCCAATGGAGAACATCGCCAGGTCAAGATCCGGGAAGGTGATACCGTTGTTTTCTCAGCGAATCCGATTCCAGGAAATACGATCGCGGTTGTCAACACGATCGACAAGCTGATGATGAATGGCGCGAAGGTCGTTTATGGAAAAGACCAAGGCATTCACGTTTCAGGTCACGGTTGCCAAGAAGATCAGAAATTGATGCTGGCTCTGACTCGTCCGAAGTTCTTCTTACCCGTTCACGGTGAGCATCGGATGTTAATCAAACATTCTCAAACGGCTCAAAGCACGGGCATTCCGGCTGAGAATATGGTGATTATCGACAATGGTGATGTTGTTGAATTGACCAAAGATTCGATCCGCAAGGCTGGCAAAGTGAAAGCTGGAATTGAGTTAGTCGATACTTCGCGATCGGGCATGGTGGACGATCGCGTTCTGAAAGAGCGTCAGCAGTTAGCGGGTGATGGTGTTGTAACCGTTGCTGCGGCTGTGACGAATGAAGGGCGCTTGTTCAGTAAGCCCGATGTGCATTTGCGTGGGGTTGTAACTTCGGTGAATCCAGAGCAATTGAGAACGAGAATTCAAGACGCGATCGAGGCGGTGTTAAGCGATCGCTGGAAGGAGTTTTACAGCACGTTTGAGGGTCGCATTGAGATCGACTGGGCTGGTTTAGAAGTTCAGATCGAGCGTGAGATTCATCGCTTGCTGCGTCGTGAGTTGCAAAGCAATCCGTTGTTAGTGTTCTTGATGCAAACTCCGGATGCGCCTGTGGTGAAATCGACTCCAGGAAGAACGCGATCGACTGCAAGAGTCGCGTCTTAA
- a CDS encoding DUF29 domain-containing protein yields MNMPEADSETAKHTVSGLDLYEADFYGWTQQQVRLLHSQQWEQIDLPNIIEEIESLGKQQRQELRNRLSILIGHLLKWQYQPQHRSRSWLSTLRIQRLDINDLLDENPSLKPYIEEALCKAYLRGVELAVRETDLPNSTFPIDCPYNLEEILSDRFYPGEPSELVAD; encoded by the coding sequence ATGAACATGCCAGAAGCGGATTCCGAGACAGCAAAGCATACAGTTTCTGGATTGGATCTCTACGAAGCTGATTTCTACGGTTGGACACAACAGCAAGTACGACTTCTGCACAGTCAGCAGTGGGAGCAGATTGATCTGCCAAATATCATTGAGGAAATCGAATCTTTGGGAAAGCAGCAGCGCCAAGAACTTCGGAATCGTCTCAGTATTTTAATTGGGCATTTGCTGAAATGGCAGTATCAGCCTCAACATCGTAGCCGTAGCTGGTTGTCAACGCTGCGAATTCAGCGTTTAGATATTAATGATCTACTTGACGAGAATCCTAGCTTGAAGCCTTACATCGAAGAAGCGCTTTGTAAAGCCTATTTGAGAGGAGTTGAACTTGCGGTGAGAGAGACAGATTTACCGAATTCTACTTTTCCGATCGATTGTCCTTACAACTTGGAAGAGATATTGAGCGATCGCTTTTATCCGGGTGAACCAAGCGAGTTAGTAGCGGACTAA